Part of the Tribolium castaneum strain GA2 chromosome 4, icTriCast1.1, whole genome shotgun sequence genome is shown below.
CTCGCCAATTTCGGTACAAACCGGGTTAGTTAAAGCAATCTTAACCAAATCAGCCTTCGTGGCAACGACACGTCCCCCAGTGCTTAAAGACCCTATATTGACTAGCAAGACTTCGCTCTTGGACAATTTCTGGACCTTTGCCCCCTTCTTGTCCCCTTCCGTGCGCACACCTAGCAGACGTTTCAGCAAGTAGTAGCTGACCTGCAATCCCGCTGATTACAAACAGTAGACCCACCATTAATAAATCACCTCCAACTCAATAAAAATACTCGGTAAGGCCCCAACTGCTCCCAAGACTTGTCCAACGAGACGGTCAGCCCGACACAAAGTCGGCTCGATCTTCGTCCCAACACCGATCAAACCTCCCGGAACGGCGAACTGTAGCTCGTTTTGCTCCGTGTAGAGGGAGACAATTCGGGAGAAAATTGGGCGGCAGGTCAGCTTGCCTTCAGAGTCTTTGCTCACCAAGCCGGGTCTTACTTCGATTTCTTGCCCGACTTTCAAGACCCCTCGTAAAATACTGCCTCCAGCGACGCCCCCTTTGAGATCGTTCACCTCACACCCCGGTTTATTCACATCAAACGATCGAATAACGATAAGACGGGGCTGTGAGGTGAAGTCTCTCACCGGAACGGGGATTTTCTTCGTAATGTATTCGCAAAGCACCTGGAAGGAAGCGTCAACTCTTGTGGTTGTTAGTTAAAATAGTTACTTCAATATTGTACTTCAGTTGGGCCGAGATCGGGATAATCGGCGCCCCCTCGGCCACAGTCCCTTGCACGAACTTGACGATTTGTTCGTGTTGCTCCTTGGCTTGTCCTTCCTTCAccaggtcgattttattttgcagGATGATAATATGCTTCAGTTTCATGATTTCTATGGCGGCTAAATGTTCGCTTGTTTGTGGCTGAGGGCACGACTCGTTGCCTAATAATTGAGAAAGTTTACTTTTGGACAAATTAGTGAAATTTTCTACCAGCAATGAGGAGAAGTGCAGCGTCCATAACTGCAGCTCCGTTAAGCATAGTGGCCATAAGAATGTCGTGACCGGGACAGTCGACGAAACTCACATGACGGATTAGCTGGAAGCGACCAGTGCAGGCAGGGCGTAAGCAAGGGAAACTATCGTCCTTGGAGGACGCCCCAGAGATGTAGCAAGTCGGTCGGGGGCACTTCGGGTTGTCgcatttgtaaattttggcGTTAGCGTAGCCTGGaatgtgaaaatattttgctacACTTctgtttatgttttatttaaccACTTTAAAGGGAACGCATCTGGGAAAAACAGGTAAGGTAGAAAAAAAGGCCACTGATTAATCAAAGTTTATTATAATACAATAtggttaattttgtgtttagtATTTAGGAATAAATCtgcgtttgaaataaatatccGTTTTTACTTCTATGAAATACTCAATTAGtctatttgcaaaaaaaacttgaatctTTGGCCAAATGCTACAGATTTTGACGACGTAATCATTAATCAATGCCAAAGTACTAGAGCTTTAAAGTTCATTTATTGATAAGTTCACAACAGATcattctaaatattttgtttagaatctACCAAAAGTGAACTGACCACAAGATTATAAAGACTTCAGACCTGTGATCGTATTATTGCGactaaataactaaaaaacattACTCTTCGTTTGTTATCGATAAGCCAAACTGTCATCATTAAACTGATTAGACTCATTCTTAACACGATTACATTAATGCATCAGGAAATAATcgtttgttaaaattacttttttaactaaaattgaatttatgaTTATTGTGCAAACTGAGGAAAAATGTGctgtaattaaatattacttgTCGAAACTTATTATCTGACTCTTCAGCCtgattaattttgataattagCGTTTCCATACGAGTTAAAAATGTCtacgtaattatttaaagCTGCATGTCTCATTAATAATGAGTAATGAGTAATGATATATTcatatcatttttaaattattattcttcttgaaaatttctccgaaatttctcaaataaaatattcaaatatatcgatttaattttcaattaagtACAGTTCTAGAcattaataaaacaacaaaacaattaCAGAATAAACGATTGATAGTAAAATGTTTGTTAGTGtgattgtaattattttttaaataaggggactagttttttttaagtcagGCGACACTAAAAATTCGTTAACTTCCTTTTATTGACAAAAGACAATCTTATAAAAGAATActtcacaaaataaattacattaatttttcaaagctatcaaaattgtattgtttgttCCTTACGACAAAGAATATTCCTTATACTAAAACGAGTGCAAGACATTTAGTACTTCCATTCTTCCAAcagttaaacacaattaaacaATCTAACTTGAATAACAATTTGTTCTTTCGGGCCTTAACTAATTTAACCAAACAAATAACGACGACACGAATCCGCAGCGCACTTGCAGATCGACGTTCCTGGCAACAACTTGCCATtcataatttcatttttttcggGCGTTTGCAATTTCGGTCTGGACTTTTCGGGCGTGTTCATCGGGGACCCCATATTATTCGACATATAATCAAACGTCAACTCTTCGCCTTTCTCGATCTCTCTTAGCGAAAACAGCGCCAATCGGGGCAAGTTCGGGTCGGAGCAATTGATCCAAACGGCCCAAACTGCCAAGTTGGGCTCGCACGAATGGTTGATAAAATGTGAGACGTTCCCGTAACGGGCTGCGTCGACCGTGTACGGATTATCCCTCGAATTGTAATCCAAATCGAAGAGATAGGTCAAGCCTTTGGCGTCGTAGGTGCGTCCCCGTCTCTCGGCCTCCTCGTGCGTTATCACCTCGCCCACGTACTCGCAGATAAACTCCCCGTAGTGTATCTTCCGCAGGGCTTTCACGCCCCAGCCGCAGCCGTTGCTCGTCCGGAAAATGCACAGGGGGACTTTCCGGCCCTTTTGCACGACGCGGTTGCGGCAGTCGGGGCCGCATTTGCACAAATCGTTGCATTCGTAGATTGCCATTCCTGGGATTATGTTGATCTTGTCGCGTTTGCGGTAGGTGAAGCTGTTGGGGTCTTGGCGGCCGCAGCACTGCTTTTTCCGCGGGCCGCACTCGTCGCAGTCGCAACCGCTTGCGGGCTTGTAGGGGATTGTGACGTCGTTGCCCGCTTTGTACTCGTTTATGTAGATGAAATGACGAGGTGGTTCCTCCAAATCGACGTTGTTCTCCACTGTGATGATCACGCCGTCCTTTGACTTGGTGTTGATGTAGTTTTGCCACTTTGCGAGTCTGTGGAGTTGGCGTTCGCGTTTTAATACGAGTTGGTAAAGAAGTATCGCCTGTTTGCCCTCTTCGAGTTTCTCGATTTGGCGTTCTTCCGGTGGTGTTGCCACAAGTCTTAGGATTTTCTGCTGCAGTTCGAGTTTGTTGGGGAGGTTTTTTAGGTcgaataattttaaaagagttCGTTTGGTGTTTTTCTCTACGTTGAGTTTTTCGGATAAGGCGTCCAGTACTTGTTTCCCAACGTTGGCGgcgaaaaaattcataagaaTCTTTGGGCAGTGTTCTAAGTGTTCTAAAGGCTCCCATGAGTTATGGCTCTCGCTATAATTTTCCCATTTGACTAAAAACATCTGTTTGTCGCCGGAAACTTTGTGATCTAGGATTTTTTCCACGACGAATTCCGTGGCGTATGTTGGAATcggtttttccttttttttgaCCGACAGTTTTCGTTTTGCTCCTCTTCTTTGTGGAGGGATTCCATTGTGGTTTGTAACAGCACTCAAGTCCACTTGCATGTGTCGAAGGTGTTTCGGCCAAGTGACTTTACCGTTCGCATCGAACTGGAGCCTCTCTATAAACCGATATAAACGACTTCAAAACCATAAATTAATCagagaattatttattacatcaATAATTAAATACTACTGTTTATAAAGATACTATCAGTTCGATGTAACGTCTGGAACGTGCGGAGACGATGCACTAGCACCACAAGTTTTATCTGCGCATACACTCACTTCACAGAAACTATAAttcttattgatttatttactaattaaaaattaacgcaAAACCCGAGACGTTCAACTTAACATCcgaccaacaaaaaattaaacgaaaatgaGATGGAACCATCCAAGCAAAATCGCCTAAATCTAACAACTGTAAAAAAGTATtcttcagtttaaaaaaatagctttcTGGCTTCATACACACACTAAAATTGCGGTAAAGATTACGTTAACAGtgtttcactaaacagatatttttatttcataattaaatGTAAAGTTCTTTCTTTTTTCATCCTTAATACCATCTCAGTAtctttctaaaataaatacatttaaatttaatttaataattttgaagattCAATAAGCGTTTGTAAAAGAGTTTGAGATAAAAGTAAGAAAATATCTGATCCTTTTAAAATTAGAAGCATAGACGATATTCTAACAAGAAAAACTCTGGTGATCCACCTCGATTATCACCAGTGTGTTATATTTTTAGGGCCgatttatagaaagctctgttaaaatttaattcgttgttaaaagttaatcaCTGGATTAACGTTTTAAAATTGGATTTAACGCACACACGATAAAcatttttcgaattaaaatgattttataaatcactttttattttattttcttaaacacAAAAGGTTCAATTAGTAGTTTTGATGGCTGTTACTTTTTATTGGGACTCTTTATTCAGTTCAAAAAGCGattagtaaaaatttgtttttagctTAAACAGCGATTTAGGCGATGTTACATGTAATGGCTTAAATTTCCATCTTCAAagcaaagttaaaaaaacttgtgtGCGTATGTGCCCATAatcattttgttaaaaaagcaAGTGTTGGCCTATTAGGCGGAGACCGAGGCCTTGGTTCAGCGTCCACAACCACACGCAACCCCAACTTACCGAGCTTAATTGTAATGTTTCTCTCCAGCTCATTCTTAAACCTTACAGTTTGGACGCCTGAAATGGCTTTAACTACTGTGGACTTCCCGTGGGCTACATGTCCAATTGTCCCGATGTTAATGGTCGCTTGTCGACTTATAACCTCGGGTGATAGGGCCGTTAGTTTCGTAACATCCTGAAACAACGGGTTTTTTAAAGCACCAGATGTGGCACCTGGTGTGCGGGTTGAGGTTATGTTAGGAAAGCACCGATTTTGGGGGAAaccattttttgtaatttttttactggcACAAGGAGAGACTACAAACACGtaccaattttaataaatcctGTTTGTGTAAGTTAGGTTGACCTGTTGTCACGCCTGTACCTTCAACGGTCGCCATTTTTAGCCGGGAATCCAAACTGAAAGAGCGGGAACGTGAAAAGTTACTAAAACTGGGCGGGCCTTGGCAAGTGTTGCCACCAcgtttgtttgatttttggttGCTAAATCTCCTAACCTGAAAATTATTCTGTTCGAGATAATGTATTAATGTTAAAACAGCAAAATGATCACCTTAAACGAggtttttgtgaaatatgcTATCCTGTTTTTCCTGTGGTCGGAGTACTTGTGGGAACTGTACTTATCAATAAGACAGGTGATGCACTGATAACACATATGTTTTATTCAACTGTGTTGTTCTGCAGCACAAGAAAGGCCATGCGACTACGGAGGTCCCCCCAGAACTGCGAAACACAATGACCAAGGAGACCTTCAGCAAGGCCAGGCTATACATGTTGGCAAAAAGCAAGTTCGGTATGGTTAAAGACACTTTTTCTGTGATTGAATCAACCGTAATCATCTATTTCGGTATTTTACCGAAAATCTGGGATTATGCCCAGTCCTTGAACCCTTACGGTGGCGAAGTCCTAACTAGTTGTCTTTGGTTGTTCATCCTCACCACAATTTTAACAATAGTCGACTTGCCTTTAACAATTTACAACACCTTCGTTCTTGAGGAAAACTTCGGTTTTAATAAGCAAACCAGCGGATTTTTCATTTGGGACAAAATCAAGGCTTACATCCTCAGTCAAGTGTTCACAATGATGATTTCTTCCGTCATTGTGGTCACTATTCAAAGCGGTGGCGCGTATTTCTTTGTCTGGCTTTGGATCGTTGTTTGCCTGATTTGCTTCATCATGTACGCAATTTACCCCTCATTTATTGCTCCACTGTTCGACAAATACACACCCCTTCCCGAGGGCGAATTGAGGACACAGATTGAAAGTTTAGCCTCACAGTTAAAATTCCCTCTAACCCAACTGTACGTAGTTGAAGGCTCAAAACGTTCGAGCCACAGTAATGCGTACTTTTACGGACTTTTCAATTCAAAACGTATCGTATTGTTTGATACCCTTCTGGCGAAAGACGATGGAACAGGTTGTAAAAACGATGAAATTCTAGCCGTCCTGTCGCATGAATTGGGCCACTGGCATTATAATCACATTGTGAAGAATTTCCTAGCGTTGCAgatcaatttgtttttattgtttgccGGCTTTTCGTACCTATTTAAATACCCAGCCATTTATAAGGCGATCGGTTTTTATAAAAGCCAGCCAGTTTTAGTGGGGCTGTACATTGTTGTACAGTACGTTATGTTGCCTTACAATGCCTGTTTGAGTTTCCTCCTCACTTGTCTTTCGCGAAGATTCGAATTCCAAGCCGATTCGTTCGCGATTAAGTTGGGCAAAGGCAGCTATCTCATTAACGCGCTAGTTCAGCTAAATAAGGATAATTTAGGGTTCCCAATTTACGATTATCTTTACTCGTCATGGCACCACTCGCACCCTCCGCTACTTGAGAGAATAGACGTTATTAAAACCGCACTGCAGAAGAAGGACTAACTGATTGTAACCAAAGTGTAGCCAgttgttttataaaataaacacagcTTAAAAACAAACCTTCCTTTATTTATAGaacaataatataatttttgtgtcACTAAATAGCGTTTTAACAATTTAGAATAAATCCAATGGAATGGAAATGAAGAGATTGAAGTTGAAGATCATTTCTTCCGATACGCTCCATCATTGTGCCGACAAGGTCGCGTGATATTAACAATTGTTCCCGTTCCGAATAGAATATATGAAAAgataacattaaataaaatatatagaaATGGAAACAATTCGCCTAATCTAGCGTGTTCTTGCTCAAATCAAAATGAACCTAGCTACATAGCAGATTGAGATGGGCCTGGActtgtgaaaataattttcagcgATATTATAAAAGTTTTCCCGAAGGTCTGGAGGCCCACGCGGGACCCAGCGCAATCTGTACAAAATACAGATAGTACAAGATTTTTCACTAACCGAATGTTCTATGGCAACAACCATTCTACCATCTACAAACATATATGTCACATCTCTTATTTGATTTTGTGAGATTATAGGTACATTTGgcattatcattattaaatgGAGAAGTAGGAAGacatgaaataatttacaaaaggTAAGAAGCACACAGTCA
Proteins encoded:
- the LOC656650 gene encoding eukaryotic translation initiation factor 2 subunit 3, X-linked isoform X2 gives rise to the protein MATVEGTGVTTGQPNLHKQDLLKLDVTKLTALSPEVISRQATINIGTIGHVAHGKSTVVKAISGVQTVRFKNELERNITIKLGYANAKIYKCDNPKCPRPTCYISGASSKDDSFPCLRPACTGRFQLIRHVSFVDCPGHDILMATMLNGAAVMDAALLLIAGNESCPQPQTSEHLAAIEIMKLKHIIILQNKIDLVKEGQAKEQHEQIVKFVQGTVAEGAPIIPISAQLKYNIEVLCEYITKKIPVPVRDFTSQPRLIVIRSFDVNKPGCEVNDLKGGVAGGSILRGVLKVGQEIEVRPGLVSKDSEGKLTCRPIFSRIVSLYTEQNELQFAVPGGLIGVGTKIEPTLCRADRLVGQVLGAVGALPSIFIELEVSYYLLKRLLGVRTEGDKKGAKVQKLSKSEVLLVNIGSLSTGGRVVATKADLVKIALTNPVCTEIGEKIALSRRVEKHWRLIGWGQIRGGETIEPTNN
- the LOC656650 gene encoding histone-lysine N-methyltransferase SUV39H2 isoform X1 produces the protein MATVEGTGVTTGQPNLHKQDLLKLDVTKLTALSPEVISRQATINIGTIGHVAHGKSTVVKAISGVQTVRFKNELERNITIKLERLQFDANGKVTWPKHLRHMQVDLSAVTNHNGIPPQRRGAKRKLSVKKKEKPIPTYATEFVVEKILDHKVSGDKQMFLVKWENYSESHNSWEPLEHLEHCPKILMNFFAANVGKQVLDALSEKLNVEKNTKRTLLKLFDLKNLPNKLELQQKILRLVATPPEERQIEKLEEGKQAILLYQLVLKRERQLHRLAKWQNYINTKSKDGVIITVENNVDLEEPPRHFIYINEYKAGNDVTIPYKPASGCDCDECGPRKKQCCGRQDPNSFTYRKRDKINIIPGMAIYECNDLCKCGPDCRNRVVQKGRKVPLCIFRTSNGCGWGVKALRKIHYGEFICEYVGEVITHEEAERRGRTYDAKGLTYLFDLDYNSRDNPYTVDAARYGNVSHFINHSCEPNLAVWAVWINCSDPNLPRLALFSLREIEKGEELTFDYMSNNMGSPMNTPEKSRPKLQTPEKNEIMNGKLLPGTSICKCAADSCRRYLFG
- the LOC657083 gene encoding CAAX prenyl protease 1 homolog — encoded protein: MITLNEVFVKYAILFFLWSEYLWELYLSIRQHKKGHATTEVPPELRNTMTKETFSKARLYMLAKSKFGMVKDTFSVIESTVIIYFGILPKIWDYAQSLNPYGGEVLTSCLWLFILTTILTIVDLPLTIYNTFVLEENFGFNKQTSGFFIWDKIKAYILSQVFTMMISSVIVVTIQSGGAYFFVWLWIVVCLICFIMYAIYPSFIAPLFDKYTPLPEGELRTQIESLASQLKFPLTQLYVVEGSKRSSHSNAYFYGLFNSKRIVLFDTLLAKDDGTGCKNDEILAVLSHELGHWHYNHIVKNFLALQINLFLLFAGFSYLFKYPAIYKAIGFYKSQPVLVGLYIVVQYVMLPYNACLSFLLTCLSRRFEFQADSFAIKLGKGSYLINALVQLNKDNLGFPIYDYLYSSWHHSHPPLLERIDVIKTALQKKD